In Meiothermus ruber DSM 1279, the following proteins share a genomic window:
- a CDS encoding protoporphyrinogen/coproporphyrinogen oxidase, producing MGGDGRPVLTRYRGLAQVGLWMRGREMSRVIVIGGGMSGLAAAYWAAEAGLEVSLLEATQRLGGYNQTVRLEGQTFELGDEHFDDEPDTLLGLCRHLGLEPQPQPNRPQVVRWRGRDWVLPPGLNPATGLGLHRLSTLPFSRKTRWRLATERWVAPAALRDEPVDAFFCRRLGPEVWEVLAPYMEAMLGGPAGEASTPEACPALPQLERRGGLVVGSRRLRAQGQWHLAGGMGGLVQALATRLQQKARLLPGQEALAITHQAGRWAVHLPGGRLEAEAVVVALPAPRAARVFRPSSPQLTTWLNQFPYQHSAKVFLLYRPAQPMEGPVDYYWAKAEGYAGTALRQTPLDSGLVLARVQFAGEVARSADAELSRLAQQDLCKFLQAPTHPRAAWVFRQPFARPQFAPGHTRRVAALEQALVHAPGLFLTGGYLAGPGLARQIAHSHQVIAHSHQVTQRLLNFMALSVPRSD from the coding sequence GTGGGGGGTGATGGGCGGCCTGTCCTCACCCGGTACCGGGGGCTGGCCCAGGTTGGGCTATGGATGCGAGGCCGCGAGATGAGCCGGGTGATCGTTATTGGTGGGGGGATGTCGGGGCTGGCCGCGGCCTACTGGGCGGCCGAGGCCGGGCTCGAGGTGAGCCTGCTCGAGGCCACCCAGCGCCTGGGGGGCTACAACCAAACGGTGCGGCTGGAGGGCCAGACCTTCGAGCTGGGGGATGAACACTTTGACGATGAGCCCGACACCCTGTTGGGGTTGTGCAGGCACCTGGGCCTCGAGCCCCAGCCCCAGCCCAACCGGCCGCAGGTGGTGCGCTGGCGGGGTCGGGACTGGGTGCTACCTCCGGGCCTCAACCCGGCCACGGGCCTGGGCCTGCACCGGCTTTCGACCCTACCTTTTAGCCGCAAAACCAGGTGGCGGCTGGCTACCGAGCGCTGGGTGGCCCCGGCTGCGCTCAGGGATGAGCCGGTGGACGCCTTTTTTTGTCGGAGGCTGGGCCCGGAAGTCTGGGAGGTGCTGGCCCCCTATATGGAAGCGATGCTGGGTGGGCCGGCTGGGGAGGCTTCGACCCCGGAGGCCTGCCCAGCCCTGCCCCAGCTCGAGCGTCGGGGTGGTCTGGTGGTCGGCAGCCGAAGGCTCCGGGCCCAGGGGCAGTGGCACCTGGCTGGTGGGATGGGTGGCCTGGTGCAGGCGCTGGCTACCCGCCTGCAACAAAAAGCCCGCCTACTCCCTGGGCAGGAGGCCCTGGCCATTACCCACCAGGCCGGCCGCTGGGCGGTGCACCTGCCGGGGGGGCGGCTCGAGGCCGAGGCGGTGGTGGTCGCGCTCCCGGCGCCCCGCGCAGCCCGGGTGTTCCGACCTTCATCCCCTCAGCTAACCACCTGGCTCAATCAGTTTCCCTATCAGCACAGCGCGAAGGTGTTTCTGCTTTACCGCCCCGCCCAGCCCATGGAAGGGCCGGTTGATTACTACTGGGCCAAAGCCGAAGGCTACGCCGGAACTGCCCTCCGACAAACCCCGCTCGATTCGGGGCTGGTGCTGGCCCGCGTACAGTTTGCTGGGGAGGTGGCCCGCTCCGCCGACGCCGAACTCTCGCGTTTAGCGCAGCAGGATTTGTGCAAGTTTTTACAGGCCCCAACCCACCCCCGGGCCGCCTGGGTGTTCCGTCAGCCTTTCGCTAGGCCGCAGTTTGCGCCGGGGCATACCCGCCGGGTTGCAGCCCTCGAGCAGGCCCTGGTACACGCCCCGGGCCTATTCCTCACGGGGGGTTATCTGGCCGGCCCCGGCCTGGCCCGTCAGATTGCACATAGCCACCAGGTGATTGCACATAGCCACCAGGTGACCCAGCGCCTGCTTAACTTTATGGCCCTTTCGGTGCCCCGGTCGGACTAA
- a CDS encoding peptidylprolyl isomerase, whose translation MKLKHLLFLITALGSLAVAQSDPVVATVANTTITKSQLELRFGLYIRDSERQNGLSYSEEALAALKKRFLELVARERAIILKAEAAGFAASKDDVQAAVAEVKADFDSEEAFTQALKEAGIPSLEVYHTLVYEALTYNAYLEHLLKQLKTSEPALRLLYLVSKSQFALPKRYCSAHILVDTAQEAYQVIARLGKGEKFADLARALSKDPGSKEEGGDLGCEPRGTFVAPFELALVALQPGESSKVPVKTEFGYHIILLKRVEAAGFQGFEEVRAELDQTIRNSAVYRLLLWIEKSTPIQLFPENL comes from the coding sequence ATGAAGCTAAAACACCTGCTATTCCTGATAACAGCCCTAGGATCGCTGGCTGTGGCCCAGTCCGACCCCGTGGTCGCCACCGTCGCCAACACCACCATCACCAAAAGCCAGTTAGAGCTGCGTTTTGGCCTCTACATACGCGATTCCGAACGGCAGAACGGTCTGTCCTACAGCGAAGAAGCCCTGGCCGCACTCAAAAAGCGTTTTCTGGAGCTTGTGGCCCGCGAACGGGCCATTATTCTCAAAGCGGAAGCGGCGGGATTTGCCGCCTCCAAAGACGATGTGCAAGCGGCCGTTGCAGAGGTCAAGGCCGATTTTGATAGCGAAGAGGCGTTTACTCAGGCTTTGAAGGAAGCTGGTATTCCGAGCCTCGAGGTCTATCACACCTTGGTGTACGAGGCGCTCACCTACAACGCCTACCTCGAGCACCTCCTCAAACAACTAAAAACCAGTGAGCCAGCGCTGCGCCTGCTTTATCTCGTCTCCAAATCGCAGTTTGCTCTGCCCAAACGCTACTGCTCCGCACACATTCTGGTCGACACCGCCCAGGAGGCCTATCAGGTCATCGCCCGGCTGGGCAAGGGTGAAAAGTTTGCCGATCTAGCCAGGGCGCTTTCGAAAGACCCCGGCAGCAAAGAGGAGGGCGGCGATCTCGGCTGCGAACCCAGGGGCACCTTTGTAGCTCCTTTCGAGCTAGCCCTCGTCGCACTGCAGCCAGGCGAGAGTTCCAAAGTGCCGGTCAAAACCGAGTTCGGCTACCACATCATCCTGCTCAAGCGGGTCGAGGCCGCCGGCTTCCAGGGTTTTGAGGAGGTTCGGGCAGAGCTAGATCAAACCATCCGAAACAGTGCCGTATACCGGCTGCTTCTGTGGATAGAGAAAAGCACCCCCATCCAGCTCTTTCCGGAAAACCTGTAA
- a CDS encoding WecB/TagA/CpsF family glycosyltransferase yields MQRVEILGTPVDLVDLEQTLDWIESRIAQPGPHCAQIITTNPEAVVRAQAEPALRQALRECELITADGVGIVWAVRLLTGHRLRDRVPGSEILPAAFERFGSRLRVYFLGAAPGVAWRAARNAQARWGIQVCGVQDGYFSDEGAVLEAIQQAQPDLLVVGMGERQDTFIHRNKARLAAKVAIGVGGMIDVLAGEVRRAPVWAQRLKIEWLVRIALDRRRWGRFPRLLHFVRLVLLEKTLKNRGGGQR; encoded by the coding sequence ATGCAGCGGGTAGAGATCCTGGGAACGCCAGTGGATCTGGTTGACCTCGAGCAGACCCTGGACTGGATCGAAAGCCGGATAGCCCAGCCGGGCCCCCATTGCGCCCAGATCATCACCACCAACCCGGAGGCGGTGGTGCGGGCCCAGGCCGAGCCAGCCCTCCGGCAAGCCCTGCGGGAGTGCGAGCTGATTACGGCGGATGGGGTCGGCATTGTCTGGGCTGTGCGGCTGCTTACTGGACACCGCCTGCGCGACCGGGTGCCTGGCTCAGAGATTCTGCCGGCGGCTTTTGAACGCTTTGGCTCGAGGCTGCGGGTCTACTTTCTGGGGGCCGCCCCTGGCGTGGCCTGGCGGGCTGCCCGGAACGCCCAGGCCCGCTGGGGTATCCAGGTGTGTGGGGTTCAGGACGGCTATTTTTCCGATGAGGGGGCGGTGCTGGAGGCCATCCAGCAGGCCCAGCCCGACCTCTTGGTGGTGGGGATGGGGGAGCGGCAGGACACCTTTATTCACCGCAACAAAGCCCGCCTGGCGGCCAAGGTTGCCATCGGCGTGGGGGGCATGATCGATGTGCTGGCCGGAGAGGTCAGGCGGGCGCCGGTCTGGGCTCAGCGGCTTAAAATCGAATGGCTGGTGCGAATTGCCCTGGATCGGCGGCGCTGGGGGCGCTTCCCAAGGCTGCTGCATTTTGTGCGCCTGGTGCTGCTGGAAAAGACTCTTAAAAACAGGGGAGGTGGTCAGAGGTAA
- a CDS encoding 2-phosphosulfolactate phosphatase translates to MTLRVDLIPSPPYPQPVLVVDVFFGSLVGALLSAGARGVWVAKSVRAARLLAEGGALLLGEQEGVPPEGFHGGLSLQALPGLQVEGKTCVLLAPPLAESLEQMPLETGLAYFRNAKAAVAQALERSIETVVAATQRRLEPSLANTVAAGFIAKRLHQALGKMGVLREGAHLATALLKSFPDPQESLFQSEMGRQLYLLGRSEELALASLVSVEGVVPRLKQVRVLEAKVYGLTKDRFGFCFQVG, encoded by the coding sequence GTGACGCTTCGGGTAGATTTGATTCCCAGTCCCCCGTATCCCCAGCCGGTGCTTGTGGTGGATGTTTTTTTCGGCAGCCTGGTGGGTGCGCTGCTATCGGCTGGCGCCCGGGGGGTCTGGGTTGCCAAAAGTGTGCGAGCGGCGCGCCTGCTGGCTGAAGGTGGGGCGTTGCTTTTGGGTGAACAGGAGGGGGTTCCGCCGGAGGGCTTTCACGGGGGGCTCTCGCTGCAGGCCCTACCGGGGCTTCAGGTGGAGGGAAAAACCTGTGTGCTGCTGGCCCCGCCGCTGGCCGAGTCGCTGGAACAGATGCCGTTGGAAACAGGGCTGGCCTACTTCCGCAACGCTAAAGCGGCGGTGGCCCAGGCCCTCGAGCGCAGCATCGAGACGGTGGTTGCGGCCACCCAGCGCCGGCTCGAGCCCAGCCTGGCTAACACGGTGGCCGCTGGCTTTATAGCCAAACGCCTGCACCAGGCCCTGGGTAAGATGGGGGTCTTGCGGGAGGGCGCGCACCTGGCCACGGCCCTGCTGAAGTCCTTCCCAGATCCGCAAGAGTCGCTTTTCCAGTCTGAGATGGGCCGGCAGCTTTACCTTTTGGGTCGCAGTGAAGAGCTGGCCCTGGCCAGCCTGGTGAGCGTGGAAGGGGTGGTGCCCAGGCTGAAGCAGGTGCGCGTGCTCGAGGCGAAAGTCTACGGCCTGACCAAAGATAGGTTTGGGTTCTGTTTCCAGGTGGGGTAA
- the scpB gene encoding SMC-Scp complex subunit ScpB has translation MDLQQLKAQLLAVLFAAGRPLSLQDLSPLGGEEALTRAVVALERDLADGHLGVQLERVAGGWRLVVHPLHLNAVEQVLRPNPPRISKAALEVLALIAYQQPLTRAELEALRGKSVEGVLEGLLERELVRVVGEKEAIGRPKLYGTTDRFLELFGLESLADLPPLGEGPVLLLRG, from the coding sequence ATGGATCTGCAGCAGCTTAAAGCCCAGCTTTTGGCCGTTTTGTTCGCGGCCGGGCGGCCGCTTTCCCTGCAGGATCTGAGCCCGCTGGGGGGTGAGGAGGCCCTGACCCGGGCGGTGGTGGCCCTCGAGCGTGACCTGGCCGATGGGCACCTGGGGGTACAGCTCGAGCGGGTGGCGGGCGGATGGCGGCTGGTGGTGCACCCCCTGCACCTCAATGCGGTCGAGCAGGTGTTGCGTCCCAACCCACCGCGAATCTCCAAGGCTGCGCTGGAGGTGCTGGCGCTGATTGCTTACCAGCAGCCCCTGACCAGGGCCGAGCTGGAAGCCCTGCGCGGTAAGAGCGTAGAGGGGGTGCTCGAGGGCCTGCTGGAACGCGAACTGGTGCGGGTGGTGGGGGAGAAGGAGGCCATCGGGCGACCCAAGCTGTATGGAACCACCGACCGGTTTCTGGAGCTTTTTGGGCTGGAAAGCCTGGCCGACCTGCCCCCGCTGGGGGAAGGCCCGGTATTGCTCTTGCGCGGTTAA
- a CDS encoding type II secretion system F family protein: MPTYQYKARDRQGRLINAVIEADDIRTAARNLREKGLFIAEIKEPGKGLQAEIKLPGLDPKPGLKDLAIFSRQLATMLNAGLPIVQALAILERQTEKKKFQSILKEIRTEVEGGANFSEALSKHSLFTRLYINLVRAGETSGTLDAILDRLATFLENELALRGKIRSAMTYPAIVFVFAIGVTYFLLTGIVPQFAQILTGLGSELPLLTRALMGISDFLRQSTIFIALIAVALYFAYRAYYRTEKGRRQIDQIKLKLPVFGDLMKKSALARFSRTFGLLISSGVNIVEALDITKGTAGNAIVEDILEQTKIAIQAGEPVFTTIQAHPQVFPPMVSSMIAIGEETGALDTMLQKIADFYEREVDEAVSALTAAIEPLMIIFLGLVVGVIVAGMFLPLFKIIGTLSSQ; the protein is encoded by the coding sequence ATGCCAACCTATCAATATAAGGCCAGGGATCGCCAAGGGCGGCTGATCAATGCCGTCATCGAAGCCGATGACATCCGCACTGCCGCCCGCAATTTGCGCGAAAAAGGTCTGTTCATCGCCGAGATCAAGGAGCCGGGCAAGGGCCTGCAGGCCGAGATCAAGCTGCCGGGGCTGGATCCCAAGCCGGGGCTCAAGGATTTAGCCATCTTCAGCCGTCAGCTCGCCACCATGCTCAACGCCGGCCTGCCCATTGTCCAGGCCCTGGCTATTCTGGAACGGCAGACCGAAAAGAAGAAGTTTCAGAGCATACTCAAAGAAATCCGCACCGAGGTGGAAGGGGGGGCCAATTTCAGCGAGGCCCTGAGCAAGCACAGCCTGTTTACCCGCCTTTACATCAACCTGGTACGGGCCGGCGAGACCTCAGGCACGCTGGATGCCATTCTGGATCGGCTGGCCACCTTTCTGGAAAACGAGCTGGCCCTGCGCGGAAAAATCCGCTCGGCCATGACCTACCCCGCCATCGTATTTGTTTTTGCCATTGGGGTAACCTACTTCCTCCTGACCGGCATCGTGCCGCAGTTTGCCCAGATCCTGACCGGGCTCGGCTCCGAGCTGCCGCTCCTGACCCGGGCCCTGATGGGCATCTCCGACTTTTTGCGCCAGAGCACCATCTTCATCGCTTTGATCGCGGTGGCGCTGTACTTTGCCTACCGGGCCTACTACCGAACCGAGAAAGGGCGGCGCCAGATCGATCAGATCAAGCTCAAGCTGCCAGTTTTTGGCGACCTGATGAAAAAAAGCGCCCTGGCCCGTTTTTCGCGCACCTTTGGCCTGCTGATCTCGAGCGGCGTCAACATTGTGGAAGCCCTCGACATCACCAAAGGCACGGCGGGCAACGCCATTGTGGAAGATATCCTCGAGCAGACCAAGATCGCCATTCAGGCAGGTGAGCCCGTCTTCACCACCATCCAGGCCCACCCGCAGGTCTTCCCGCCCATGGTCAGCTCGATGATTGCCATCGGGGAAGAGACCGGGGCCCTCGATACCATGCTGCAAAAAATCGCCGACTTTTATGAGCGAGAAGTAGACGAGGCCGTCAGCGCGCTCACGGCAGCCATCGAGCCCCTGATGATTATCTTCCTGGGCCTGGTGGTGGGCGTGATTGTGGCCGGGATGTTCCTGCCGCTCTTCAAAATCATCGGCACCCTTTCATCGCAATAA
- a CDS encoding EVE domain-containing protein gives MNHWLLKSEPDVFSIDDLKKQKTTLWDGVRNYQARNFLRAMQVGDLAFFYHSSTEPPGIVGLCQVLETHIADPSQFDPRSPYHDPRSSKDNPRWWTVRVGFVEKFERMITLGVLRAKFSPDELLLLRRGNRLSVMPVAAEVAERIIAMKGCR, from the coding sequence ATGAACCACTGGCTGCTCAAATCTGAACCCGATGTGTTTAGCATAGACGACCTTAAGAAGCAAAAAACCACCCTCTGGGACGGGGTGCGCAACTACCAGGCGCGCAACTTCCTGAGGGCCATGCAGGTGGGGGATTTGGCTTTTTTCTACCACTCCAGCACCGAGCCACCCGGCATCGTGGGGCTGTGCCAGGTGCTGGAGACCCACATTGCCGACCCCAGCCAGTTTGACCCTCGGTCGCCCTACCACGACCCCCGCAGCTCAAAGGACAACCCCCGCTGGTGGACGGTGCGGGTGGGCTTTGTGGAGAAATTCGAACGCATGATCACCCTGGGGGTGCTGCGGGCGAAATTTAGCCCCGACGAACTGCTCCTGCTTCGTCGGGGCAACAGGCTGTCGGTGATGCCGGTGGCTGCGGAGGTGGCCGAAAGGATTATTGCGATGAAAGGGTGCCGATGA
- a CDS encoding FAD-binding oxidoreductase: MTLNLGKKTLKPSPRPSYTQPAQSVQELQARLGREKVLLERAQRRNYSYDGIAMGVTPALVVLPTCTADVVEVVRFANRVGLPIVARGAASGLSGGAVPVQESIVLSFTRMTGLHIDPQARTATVQPGVVTQQISEQARPHGLWYPPDPASFRTSTIGGNLAENAGGPLCFKKGVTGDYVEALEFVDFAGQVHRLERKAYDLAGLLVGSEGTLGLITEARLRLEPIPRYTRTLMAIFGEVGQAAEAVSEAIAAGAVPSKLEFMDNGCINAVEDYLRLGLPREAAAILLVDTDGDNPLIVEEELQWVAEACQQHGAAVRVAQDAAESEALWKARRSISPAIGAIKPKRLNEDIAVPRSSLPAVVRAIEALGRQYGLQVVQFGHIGDGNLHPNVLFDPRVDAEEKVWELLHEIARVALRHGGVLSGEHGIGLMKRDFMSEAVDPETLEALRRVKAAFDPHNRLNPGKVLPEPHSPAH, encoded by the coding sequence GTGACCCTCAACCTCGGGAAAAAAACCCTCAAACCCTCGCCCCGCCCCAGCTACACCCAGCCGGCCCAGTCCGTCCAGGAATTGCAGGCGCGGCTGGGCCGGGAGAAGGTTTTGCTCGAGCGGGCCCAGCGGCGCAACTACTCCTACGACGGCATCGCCATGGGCGTAACCCCGGCCCTGGTGGTGCTGCCAACCTGCACCGCCGATGTGGTGGAGGTGGTGCGCTTCGCCAACCGGGTGGGGCTGCCCATCGTGGCCCGGGGGGCGGCCAGCGGGCTCTCGGGGGGGGCGGTTCCGGTTCAGGAGTCCATCGTGCTCTCCTTTACCCGCATGACCGGGCTGCACATCGACCCCCAGGCCCGCACCGCCACCGTGCAGCCGGGGGTGGTCACCCAGCAAATCAGCGAGCAGGCCCGGCCCCATGGCCTGTGGTACCCCCCCGACCCGGCCTCCTTTCGCACCAGCACCATCGGGGGCAACCTGGCCGAGAACGCCGGGGGGCCGCTGTGCTTCAAGAAGGGCGTGACCGGCGATTATGTGGAGGCGCTCGAGTTCGTCGACTTTGCCGGCCAGGTGCACCGCCTGGAGCGCAAGGCCTACGACCTGGCGGGTCTGCTGGTGGGCTCCGAAGGCACGCTGGGCCTGATCACCGAAGCCCGGCTGCGCCTGGAGCCCATCCCCCGTTACACCCGCACCCTGATGGCCATCTTTGGTGAGGTGGGGCAGGCGGCCGAAGCGGTCTCGGAAGCCATTGCAGCGGGTGCGGTGCCGAGCAAGCTCGAGTTCATGGACAACGGCTGCATCAACGCGGTGGAAGACTACCTGCGGCTGGGCCTGCCCCGCGAGGCTGCGGCGATCTTGCTGGTGGACACCGACGGCGACAATCCCCTCATCGTGGAAGAGGAGCTGCAATGGGTGGCCGAGGCCTGCCAGCAGCACGGGGCCGCCGTGCGGGTCGCCCAGGATGCCGCCGAGAGCGAGGCCCTCTGGAAGGCCCGCCGCTCGATCTCGCCAGCGATTGGCGCCATCAAGCCCAAGCGGCTGAACGAGGACATCGCCGTACCGCGCTCGAGCCTGCCCGCGGTGGTGCGGGCCATCGAGGCGCTGGGCCGGCAGTACGGCCTGCAGGTGGTGCAGTTTGGACACATTGGCGATGGCAACCTGCACCCCAACGTGCTCTTCGACCCCAGGGTGGACGCCGAGGAGAAGGTCTGGGAACTGCTGCACGAGATCGCCCGGGTGGCCTTGCGGCATGGGGGTGTGCTCTCGGGGGAGCACGGCATCGGCCTCATGAAGCGCGACTTTATGAGCGAGGCGGTAGACCCCGAGACCCTCGAGGCCTTAAGGCGGGTCAAGGCTGCCTTCGACCCGCACAACCGCCTGAACCCCGGCAAAGTGTTGCCCGAGCCCCACTCGCCGGCACACTGA
- a CDS encoding DUF6992 family protein — translation MRRGLWFSLLACLAFVGLAQAQNPFSVGMAYAAEAQQPERPSWDRLLFGPAPEGYRGLAISARLLAWSVPWTLVGSSIGLTSDDPWQRSFWLTNSVWAAVNSGIALVGLLGPEPGKDSLRNLLYINAGLDLLYIAGGVVLALQPDPRSQGAGWAIALQGAWLLLFDLFNTLALESP, via the coding sequence ATGCGCAGAGGCCTCTGGTTTTCACTTTTGGCCTGCTTGGCCTTTGTGGGGCTGGCCCAGGCGCAAAACCCCTTTTCGGTGGGAATGGCCTATGCGGCGGAGGCCCAGCAACCCGAACGACCCTCCTGGGATCGGCTGCTTTTTGGCCCGGCCCCGGAGGGCTACCGGGGGCTGGCGATTTCCGCCCGCCTTCTGGCCTGGAGCGTGCCCTGGACCCTGGTGGGCTCCAGCATCGGGCTCACCAGCGATGACCCCTGGCAGCGCTCGTTCTGGCTCACCAACTCGGTCTGGGCGGCGGTTAACTCCGGCATTGCCCTGGTGGGGCTGCTGGGGCCCGAGCCGGGCAAGGATAGCCTCCGCAACCTGCTGTATATCAACGCCGGTCTCGATCTCCTTTACATCGCCGGTGGTGTGGTGCTGGCCCTGCAGCCCGACCCCCGCAGCCAGGGGGCCGGGTGGGCCATCGCCTTGCAGGGGGCCTGGTTGTTGCTGTTCGATCTGTTCAACACTTTGGCCCTGGAAAGCCCATAA
- the galE gene encoding UDP-glucose 4-epimerase GalE, protein MKVLITGGAGYIGSTIAHALLDTGHTPVLLDSLVTGPRVFTEGKIFYEGDIADRALLERIFREHPDIHSTIHCAARIVVPESVEQPYLYYRENVCKSLELFKNLEELGYPRVVFSSSASIYDAVPGFKVTETSPLKPSSPYARTKYMMEMVLEDLSKATRLRGIALRYFNPIGADPKLRSGIHVREPSHVLGKMVDVALGKLPEFTITGVNWPTRDGSGIRDYIHVWDLAMAHVKAVEQFDQVIEKVGSPYVVINLGTGHGVTVKELVAAFERVYGRPIPKREAPPRPGDVAGAYANADRALELLGWKAEHSIDEGIASALAWGQKRKEILGYA, encoded by the coding sequence ATGAAGGTTCTGATTACAGGTGGAGCAGGGTATATCGGCAGCACCATCGCCCACGCACTCCTCGACACCGGCCATACCCCGGTGCTCCTGGACTCGCTGGTAACCGGGCCCCGGGTCTTTACCGAGGGCAAAATTTTCTACGAGGGCGATATCGCCGACCGGGCCCTGCTGGAGCGCATCTTCCGGGAGCACCCCGATATTCACAGCACCATTCACTGCGCCGCGCGGATTGTGGTGCCGGAGTCGGTGGAGCAGCCCTACCTCTACTACCGCGAAAACGTCTGCAAGAGCCTCGAGCTCTTCAAAAACCTGGAAGAACTCGGCTACCCTCGAGTGGTGTTCAGCTCCTCGGCCTCCATCTACGACGCGGTGCCGGGGTTCAAAGTCACCGAGACCTCGCCGCTCAAGCCCAGCTCCCCCTACGCCCGCACCAAGTACATGATGGAGATGGTGCTGGAAGACCTGTCCAAAGCCACCCGTCTGCGCGGGATTGCCCTGCGCTACTTCAACCCCATCGGGGCCGACCCCAAGCTGCGCTCGGGCATCCACGTGCGCGAACCCAGCCACGTGCTGGGCAAAATGGTGGATGTGGCGCTGGGCAAACTACCCGAGTTCACCATCACCGGCGTAAACTGGCCCACCCGCGACGGCTCGGGCATCCGCGACTACATCCATGTGTGGGATCTGGCCATGGCCCACGTCAAAGCGGTGGAGCAGTTTGACCAGGTCATTGAAAAAGTGGGCAGTCCCTACGTGGTCATCAACCTGGGAACCGGGCACGGCGTCACCGTCAAGGAGCTGGTGGCCGCGTTCGAGCGGGTTTACGGGCGGCCCATCCCCAAGCGCGAGGCCCCGCCCCGCCCCGGCGATGTGGCCGGGGCCTACGCCAACGCCGACCGGGCCCTGGAGCTCCTGGGCTGGAAGGCCGAACACTCGATCGACGAGGGCATCGCCAGCGCCCTGGCCTGGGGCCAGAAGCGCAAAGAAATTCTGGGATACGCCTAG
- a CDS encoding CaiB/BaiF CoA transferase family protein produces the protein MSALDGLKVLDLSRILAGPFCTQMLADLGAEVWKIEPPRGDDTRGWGPPFLSKRQPPPSPLAGDEGNLAEPDEHPGWELGREGESAYYLSCNRGKKSLVVNLKDPRGQQVVQELARQADVLVENYKTGDLARYGLDYASLSRLNPRLIYLSITGYGQTGPRAQEPGYDVAVQGLCGIMSVTGAPEGPPMRVPVAWIDLMTGLHGAVAVLAALQERARSGQGQHIDLALFDVGLSAMVNLAQSYLLTGQLPERLGNGHPQIVPYGAFEAADGWFMLTIGNDEQYRRVCEAAGHLELWEDPRFQTNAGRVTHRAELLPRLEAILRARPRKEWLERFTQAGVPVTPVNNLAEALAEPQAQARGMRQQVQHPWLGTVPLLGSPLAHFSRTPAQIRSHPPLLGEHTQEVLHAALGLSLEEISALEAAGVVKTHQGRSTGPTNTAAIPYTEE, from the coding sequence ATGAGCGCGCTGGATGGTCTCAAGGTACTCGACCTTTCGCGGATTCTGGCCGGCCCCTTCTGCACCCAGATGCTGGCCGACCTGGGGGCGGAGGTCTGGAAGATCGAACCCCCCAGGGGCGACGACACCCGTGGCTGGGGCCCCCCCTTCTTGTCAAAACGACAGCCACCCCCTTCCCCCCTGGCGGGGGATGAGGGAAACCTGGCCGAGCCCGATGAGCACCCTGGCTGGGAACTGGGGCGGGAGGGGGAAAGCGCGTACTATCTCTCCTGCAACCGGGGTAAAAAGAGCCTGGTGGTCAACCTCAAAGACCCCAGGGGCCAGCAGGTGGTGCAGGAACTGGCCCGGCAGGCCGATGTGCTGGTGGAGAATTACAAAACCGGCGACCTGGCCCGCTACGGGCTGGACTACGCCAGCCTATCCAGGCTAAACCCACGGCTCATCTACCTGTCCATTACCGGCTACGGCCAGACCGGCCCCCGCGCCCAGGAACCCGGTTACGATGTGGCGGTGCAGGGTTTGTGCGGCATCATGTCGGTCACGGGGGCGCCGGAGGGCCCGCCCATGCGCGTACCAGTGGCCTGGATTGACCTGATGACCGGGCTGCATGGGGCCGTGGCGGTGCTGGCTGCCTTGCAGGAACGGGCCAGGAGCGGGCAGGGGCAGCACATTGACCTGGCCCTGTTCGACGTGGGGCTTTCGGCCATGGTTAACCTGGCCCAGAGCTACCTGCTGACCGGTCAACTGCCCGAGCGGCTGGGCAACGGCCATCCCCAGATTGTGCCCTATGGGGCCTTTGAAGCGGCGGACGGCTGGTTCATGCTGACCATCGGCAACGACGAGCAGTACCGGCGGGTCTGCGAGGCCGCCGGACACCTGGAGCTGTGGGAAGACCCGCGCTTTCAGACCAATGCGGGCCGGGTTACCCACCGCGCCGAGCTTTTGCCGAGGCTCGAGGCCATCCTACGGGCCCGTCCGCGTAAGGAGTGGCTCGAGCGCTTCACCCAGGCCGGGGTTCCGGTCACGCCGGTGAACAATCTGGCCGAGGCCCTGGCCGAGCCCCAGGCCCAGGCCCGGGGTATGCGCCAACAGGTGCAGCACCCCTGGCTGGGGACGGTTCCGCTGCTGGGCTCCCCGCTGGCCCACTTCTCGCGCACCCCAGCCCAGATTCGTTCACACCCCCCGCTGCTGGGGGAGCACACCCAGGAAGTGCTGCACGCAGCCCTGGGCCTTTCTTTGGAGGAGATAAGCGCGCTGGAAGCCGCCGGGGTGGTCAAGACCCACCAGGGGCGTTCGACAGGCCCAACCAACACCGCAGCGATTCCATATACTGAGGAGTAA